One genomic region from Doryrhamphus excisus isolate RoL2022-K1 chromosome 14, RoL_Dexc_1.0, whole genome shotgun sequence encodes:
- the stmnd1 gene encoding uncharacterized protein stmnd1, translated as MGCVSSSATVVRPLRPPSNAAQDQTGSKSARSNSAVSKVTQDSGVEVAPLDNGAALPGEVPGKPPPPLGGGGLLEQEHPTSSEILEELQSEGIIQVSPRRATPAGEAYTVTLGDSEGVKRRPPARLQSLRVKRLPSREDMEEKMTLADKRRKRREDELTARLKSARVRRPAAVGAEEEDDGEPGEPQQGEDAGDEKVMNAASESNPSIQRGGGEGGQEEVSGHPDAVKAPK; from the exons ATGGGATGCGTCAGCTCCAGCGCCACGGTGGTCCGCCCGCTACGACCCCCCAGCAACGCAGCGCAG gaccaaacaggaagtaaaagcgCACGTAGCAACTCGGCCGTGTCAAAGGTCACGCAGGACAGCGGCGTGGAGGTGGCGCCGTTGGACAACGGGGCGGCGTTACCCGGGGAGGTGCCAGGGAAGCCACCCCCGCCCTTGGGGGGCGGAGGCCTACTGGAGCAGGAGCATCCCACCTCCAGCGAGATCCTGGAAGAGCTGCAGAGCGAAGGAATCATCCAAGTCAGCCCCCGCAGGGCGACCCCCGCCGGGGAGGCCTACACCGTCACG CTGGGTGACAGCGAGGGGGTCAAACGGCGGCCCCCGGCCAGGCTGCAGTCCCTGAGGGTCAAGCGTCTCCCCAGCAGAGAGGACATGGAGGAGAAGATGACGCTGGCGGACAAGAGACGAAAG CGGAGGGAAGATGAGCTGACGGCACGTCTGAAGTCGGCCCGTGTACGCCGACCCGCCGCTGTTGgtgcggaggaggaggatgatggagAACCTGGAGAGCCTCAGCAGGGAGAAGATGCTGGAGATGAGAAGGTGATGAATGCAGCTTCAGAGAGCAACCCCAGCATccaacgaggaggaggagaaggaggccaAGAGGAGGTGTCTGGGCACCCAGATGCAGTGAAGGCCCCAAAGTGA